A stretch of Ipomoea triloba cultivar NCNSP0323 chromosome 13, ASM357664v1 DNA encodes these proteins:
- the LOC116002819 gene encoding light-harvesting complex-like protein 3 isotype 1, chloroplastic isoform X1 produces the protein MAMLSSASPTHFPSFSPSKSNLSSKPFHYLTPRKLHFLVHTRAAGQEKGSGPPVAVDDSNDKPFGSNGSPAGAPAPEFVRKFRDPRWVGGSWELSKFQTDGKTNWDGVIDAEVKRRKWLEDNPETTSNQDPVVFDTSIIPWWAWMKRFHLPEAEILNGRAAMLGFFSAYLVDSLTGLGLVDQMGNFFCKTLLFVAVGGILLVRKNEDIQALKKFVEETTFYDKQWQASWKEETSTDSN, from the exons ATGGCGATGTTGTCATCTGCCTCTCCAACTCACTTCCCATCTTTCTCTCCTTCCAAATCGAATCTTTCTTCCAAGCCTTTTCACTACCTTACTCCACGGAAGCTTCACTTCTTGGTCCACACCAGGGCTGCCGGCCAAGAAAAGGGGAGTGGACCTCCTGTTGCGGTTGACGACTCTAATGACAAGCCTTTCGGTTCCAATGGGTCGCCTGCAGGAGCTCCGGCGCCGGAGTTTGTGAGAAAGTTCCGAGATCCTCGATGGGTTGGAGGGAGTTGGGAGTTGAGTAAGTTTCAGACGGATGGGAAGACAAATTGGGATGGTGTGATTGATGCTG AGGTTAAGAGGAGGAAATGGTTAGAAGATAACCCAGAGACAACGAGCAACCAAGATCCTGTGGTTTTTGACACTTCCATTATTCCTTGGTGGGCATGGATGAAGAGGTTCCACCTTCCTGAAGCTGAAATCCTTAATG GGCGAGCTGCAATGCTAGGATTCTTTTCGGCTTACCTGGTTGACAGCTTGACCGGATTAGGGCTAGTCGATCAAATGGGCAATTTCTTCTGCAAAACCCTGTTGTTTGTAGCAGTGGGTGGAATTCTTTTGGTCCGAAAGAATGAGGACATACAAGCACTGAAGAAGTTTGTAGAGGAGACAACATTCTACGACAAGCAGTGGCAGGCAAGTTGGAAAGAAGAGACTTCCACCGACtctaattga
- the LOC116002819 gene encoding light-harvesting complex-like protein 3 isotype 1, chloroplastic isoform X2, with protein MAMLSSASPTHFPSFSPSKSNLSSKPFHYLTPRKLHFLVHTRAAGQEKGSGPPVAVDDSNDKPFGSNGSPAGAPAPEFVRKFRDPRWVGGSWELKVKRRKWLEDNPETTSNQDPVVFDTSIIPWWAWMKRFHLPEAEILNGRAAMLGFFSAYLVDSLTGLGLVDQMGNFFCKTLLFVAVGGILLVRKNEDIQALKKFVEETTFYDKQWQASWKEETSTDSN; from the exons ATGGCGATGTTGTCATCTGCCTCTCCAACTCACTTCCCATCTTTCTCTCCTTCCAAATCGAATCTTTCTTCCAAGCCTTTTCACTACCTTACTCCACGGAAGCTTCACTTCTTGGTCCACACCAGGGCTGCCGGCCAAGAAAAGGGGAGTGGACCTCCTGTTGCGGTTGACGACTCTAATGACAAGCCTTTCGGTTCCAATGGGTCGCCTGCAGGAGCTCCGGCGCCGGAGTTTGTGAGAAAGTTCCGAGATCCTCGATGGGTTGGAGGGAGTTGGGAGTTGA AGGTTAAGAGGAGGAAATGGTTAGAAGATAACCCAGAGACAACGAGCAACCAAGATCCTGTGGTTTTTGACACTTCCATTATTCCTTGGTGGGCATGGATGAAGAGGTTCCACCTTCCTGAAGCTGAAATCCTTAATG GGCGAGCTGCAATGCTAGGATTCTTTTCGGCTTACCTGGTTGACAGCTTGACCGGATTAGGGCTAGTCGATCAAATGGGCAATTTCTTCTGCAAAACCCTGTTGTTTGTAGCAGTGGGTGGAATTCTTTTGGTCCGAAAGAATGAGGACATACAAGCACTGAAGAAGTTTGTAGAGGAGACAACATTCTACGACAAGCAGTGGCAGGCAAGTTGGAAAGAAGAGACTTCCACCGACtctaattga